A single window of Archangium gephyra DNA harbors:
- a CDS encoding mersacidin/lichenicidin family type 2 lantibiotic produces MNRESIIRAWKDPAYRASLSPEQRAELPEHPSGVAELDEGALGQAVGGFQLNPVIIPRFRNFISAVDGCPSVFCPFEERDIRINPAPTIAARL; encoded by the coding sequence ATGAACAGGGAGAGCATCATCCGGGCCTGGAAGGACCCGGCGTACCGGGCGAGCTTGTCGCCCGAGCAGCGGGCGGAGTTGCCGGAGCATCCGTCCGGCGTGGCGGAGCTGGATGAGGGCGCGTTGGGACAGGCCGTCGGAGGTTTTCAGCTGAACCCCGTGATCATCCCGAGATTCCGCAACTTCATCAGCGCGGTCGACGGATGCCCGTCCGTGTTCTGCCCCTTCGAGGAGCGGGACATCCGCATCAACCCCGCGCCCACGATCGCGGCGCGCCTCTAA
- a CDS encoding PQQ-binding-like beta-propeller repeat protein: protein MVRALAVSVVLAVLTACPKGASHGPPLAPAAPPPAPVAPAPAGPATCDEARTLATAAWTRHRDRLAPLAIRALADATPAIVALADAYIGYLEDLVADRRGPASLAREAAALRARFTELPPFVAADIPDVMTAEQRHLALLGGARRLETLVVLLLKTELRYVSDSDRSRARKASLKQLGEARVAALKAAREVHDRWRLAEIAARTPELAAVATTAETLGTTEEMPDARAATRQALTLCAPAAPPPTTAAAPPAPGPHIGFGPEQWRAHLEDSGYVPTHSGGILEVGTGRARLVVIGGPLAVVALDPARGKPRWRRAFNSGGEGRWRSHQSPGGNLRWPRLVAHAETLFALDADYVLHALDPRTGDDRYTLELAGGIVTPPVLIRDRLYVVSRYGELVALDPRDGRRLYTRLVGETSTAPVAAGDTLFMVDDDGYVTAVDSRTGDFTWLTRPIREVEAGPVLVGDTLVFAEPGGTLHALATATGAPRWTRAITAAPAALVGLEEAVLFLGERGTLISVDARTGEPRWSREYPYAANDATDERPQATVVAPPAVHGDTLLLSFRSPLTLAALDVRTGLALAGQHSPDGSSPVTPLGVGDGRLYAFTAQSNLVAYTSRPVP, encoded by the coding sequence ATGGTCCGCGCCCTGGCCGTCTCGGTAGTGCTCGCCGTCCTCACCGCATGTCCCAAGGGCGCGAGCCACGGCCCGCCCCTCGCACCGGCCGCCCCGCCCCCCGCACCGGTCGCCCCGGCCCCCGCCGGCCCCGCGACCTGCGACGAGGCCCGGACGCTCGCCACCGCCGCCTGGACGCGCCACCGCGATCGCCTCGCGCCGCTGGCCATCCGCGCCCTCGCCGACGCCACCCCGGCGATCGTCGCCCTCGCCGACGCGTACATCGGCTACCTTGAGGATCTCGTCGCCGACCGCCGCGGCCCCGCCTCGCTGGCCCGCGAGGCCGCGGCCCTGCGCGCCCGCTTCACCGAGCTTCCACCCTTCGTCGCCGCCGACATCCCCGACGTCATGACCGCCGAGCAGCGCCACCTCGCCCTCCTCGGCGGCGCGCGCCGCCTCGAGACCCTCGTCGTCCTGCTCCTCAAGACCGAGTTGCGCTACGTGAGTGACAGCGACCGCTCGCGCGCGCGCAAGGCCAGCCTGAAGCAACTCGGCGAGGCCCGTGTCGCCGCGCTCAAGGCCGCGCGCGAGGTCCACGATCGGTGGCGCCTCGCCGAGATCGCCGCGCGCACCCCCGAGCTCGCCGCCGTCGCGACCACGGCGGAGACCCTCGGCACCACCGAGGAGATGCCCGACGCCCGCGCCGCCACACGCCAGGCCCTCACCCTGTGCGCCCCCGCGGCCCCTCCGCCCACCACCGCCGCCGCGCCGCCGGCGCCCGGCCCCCACATCGGCTTCGGCCCCGAGCAGTGGCGCGCCCACCTCGAGGACTCCGGCTACGTCCCGACCCACAGCGGGGGCATCCTCGAGGTCGGCACGGGCCGGGCCCGGCTCGTCGTCATCGGCGGCCCGCTCGCCGTCGTCGCCCTCGACCCCGCCCGAGGCAAGCCGCGCTGGCGTCGCGCCTTCAACTCCGGCGGCGAGGGCCGCTGGCGCAGCCACCAGAGCCCTGGAGGCAACCTGCGCTGGCCGCGACTGGTCGCCCACGCGGAGACGCTGTTCGCCCTCGACGCCGACTACGTCCTCCACGCCCTCGACCCGCGCACCGGCGATGACCGCTACACGCTCGAGCTGGCCGGGGGCATCGTCACCCCCCCGGTCCTCATCCGCGACCGGCTCTACGTCGTCTCGCGCTACGGCGAGCTCGTCGCCCTCGACCCCCGCGATGGCCGCCGCCTGTACACCCGGCTCGTCGGCGAGACGTCCACCGCCCCCGTCGCCGCTGGCGACACCCTGTTCATGGTCGATGATGACGGCTACGTCACCGCCGTCGATTCACGGACGGGCGACTTCACGTGGCTCACCCGGCCCATTCGCGAGGTCGAGGCCGGCCCCGTGCTCGTGGGCGACACCCTCGTGTTCGCCGAGCCCGGGGGCACGCTCCACGCCCTCGCCACGGCCACCGGCGCCCCGCGGTGGACCCGAGCCATCACCGCCGCTCCCGCCGCCCTCGTCGGCCTCGAGGAGGCCGTGTTGTTCCTCGGCGAGCGCGGAACCCTCATCTCCGTGGATGCCCGCACCGGCGAGCCCCGCTGGTCGCGGGAGTATCCCTACGCCGCGAACGACGCCACGGACGAGAGGCCCCAGGCCACCGTCGTCGCCCCGCCGGCCGTCCACGGAGACACCCTCCTGCTCTCCTTCCGCTCGCCCCTCACCCTCGCCGCGCTCGACGTCCGCACCGGCCTCGCCCTCGCCGGCCAGCACTCTCCCGATGGCTCGAGCCCCGTCACCCCGCTCGGCGTCGGTGACGGCCGCCTCTACGCGTTCACCGCCCAGAGCAACCTGGTCGCCTACACCTCCCGGCCCGTGCCCTGA
- a CDS encoding tetratricopeptide repeat protein yields MARRSVALCVVIGLLGTGAMAQQEASSAPSSPGQEPVAQGAPVPPSPEKKPPVSAEASQEDSGVPPDARGTAALHEKACEGGDAVACGKLGLAYARGEGVDKDMRRAAVLFEKACEGGDASGCYLLGVIHEKGLGVSKDERRAAALHEKACEGGNAPGCTSLGSLYEEGLGVPKDERRAAALHEKACEGGNAPGCTNLGTLYAEGLGVPKDEHRAAVLFEKACEGGSAPGCNNLGLFHVDGRGVPKDEHRAAVLFEKACEGGSAQGCIRLGLSYMEGQGVNKDMRRAAVLFEKACEGGDAPACNLLGTMHAEGLGVPKDERRAAALYEKACKGGSTSGCKNLGQVGQDKQRAAALPETKRDAASQTIVFDVVLSSATRQEMRAAIKKEGVVPEREDDAYWYDLYSAKGLLDGAEKLKVGYVDATGQLAVFEYEFPSFMNTEQVGQISSMVQAKYGAPTSKKGKISLGDVVHTWKRKDGVIITVSRGWPSTTTFLTFTVPTAKKAMDAEVEANKKAKAEKQSKKSSKAF; encoded by the coding sequence GTGGCTCGGCGAAGCGTGGCGCTGTGCGTGGTCATCGGGTTGCTGGGTACAGGTGCCATGGCGCAGCAGGAGGCCTCGTCCGCCCCGAGCAGCCCGGGTCAGGAGCCTGTTGCGCAAGGGGCCCCGGTCCCCCCCTCGCCCGAGAAGAAGCCGCCCGTCAGTGCCGAGGCATCCCAGGAAGACAGCGGCGTCCCCCCGGACGCGCGCGGCACCGCCGCACTCCACGAGAAGGCCTGCGAGGGCGGGGATGCCGTGGCGTGCGGCAAACTCGGCCTGGCTTATGCGAGGGGCGAGGGTGTCGATAAGGACATGCGCCGCGCCGCCGTGCTGTTCGAGAAGGCCTGCGAGGGCGGGGATGCCTCGGGTTGCTATCTCCTCGGCGTGATTCATGAGAAGGGCCTCGGCGTCTCCAAGGACGAGCGCCGCGCCGCCGCACTCCACGAGAAGGCCTGCGAGGGCGGGAATGCCCCGGGTTGCACCAGCCTCGGCTCGCTCTATGAGGAGGGCCTCGGCGTCCCCAAGGACGAGCGCCGCGCCGCCGCACTCCATGAGAAGGCCTGCGAGGGCGGGAATGCCCCGGGTTGCACCAACCTCGGCACGCTCTATGCGGAGGGCCTCGGCGTCCCCAAGGACGAGCACCGCGCCGCCGTGCTGTTCGAGAAGGCCTGTGAGGGCGGGTCTGCCCCGGGGTGTAACAACCTCGGCCTGTTCCATGTGGACGGCCGCGGCGTCCCCAAGGACGAGCACCGCGCCGCCGTGCTGTTCGAGAAGGCCTGCGAGGGCGGGTCCGCCCAGGGGTGCATCAGACTCGGCCTGAGCTATATGGAGGGCCAGGGCGTCAATAAGGACATGCGCCGCGCCGCCGTGCTGTTCGAGAAGGCCTGCGAGGGCGGGGACGCGCCGGCTTGCAATCTCCTCGGCACGATGCATGCGGAGGGCCTCGGCGTCCCCAAGGACGAGCGCCGCGCCGCCGCACTCTATGAGAAGGCCTGTAAGGGCGGGTCTACCTCGGGGTGCAAGAACCTCGGCCAGGTGGGCCAGGACAAGCAGCGTGCCGCCGCGCTGCCGGAAACGAAGCGCGATGCGGCATCGCAAACGATCGTATTCGATGTGGTGCTCTCCTCCGCGACGCGGCAGGAGATGCGGGCAGCCATCAAGAAGGAAGGCGTGGTGCCGGAGCGCGAGGACGACGCTTATTGGTACGACCTCTACTCGGCCAAGGGCCTGCTCGACGGCGCCGAGAAGCTCAAGGTGGGCTATGTGGATGCCACGGGTCAGTTGGCGGTCTTCGAATACGAGTTCCCCTCCTTCATGAACACCGAACAGGTCGGCCAGATCTCCTCCATGGTCCAGGCGAAGTACGGAGCACCGACCTCCAAGAAAGGGAAGATCAGCCTCGGGGACGTGGTGCATACCTGGAAGCGGAAGGACGGCGTGATCATCACCGTTTCACGGGGCTGGCCCTCCACCACGACCTTCCTGACCTTCACGGTCCCCACCGCGAAGAAGGCCATGGATGCCGAGGTGGAAGCGAACAAGAAGGCAAAGGCCGAGAAGCAGAGCAAGAAGAGCTCCAAGGCGTTCTGA